The following are encoded together in the Bradyrhizobium sp. CCGUVB1N3 genome:
- a CDS encoding tetratricopeptide repeat protein has protein sequence MHVLQSKSTASAMLLHHPVERRELAAFRCEVAAVGAIKPLMMTSLAMRDRHAMHARAEDARRSLEMLYNQLPFFLPLPSNPVQGVIVPGRPRLLYSFADCTLNTDQRELRRNGDLIVVAPQVFDLLEYLICNRERVVSKDDLIAAIWKGRIVSESALTTRINGVRCAIGDSGEEQRLIRTLPRKGIRFVGVVHEEREPAHVIAGSEERPQQTPPYPGRISIAVLPFSNMSGDAEQEYFADGMVEEITTALSRFNWLFVIARNSSFAFKGKAIDIKEVGCRLGVRYVLEGSVRKASGKVRIAGQLIDAATGAHVWADSFERDLSDIFVLQDEITTAVVGAILPKLLRTEIAAATRRRPESLTAYDLQLRAMAQYSRATRKGVAEALTLAKRALELDPGFGFVAALAGLCHMVKVLSGFSTDPQSDRNEAVRFVHLASRIDNGDPQTLATSALVLAFMVGDYERSIEMVDRAVALNPNSYWLWLDRGWVYHTAGVPEEAIRSFEHATRMSPIDPMLDRLSVGMGMAFIELRRFDEAIAAGKKAFRFNPFFSATYWCLASAFAHLGRDAEAHEAVGRLLELDPAFTISTWMARGGQTNAKLAIEGLRKAGLPE, from the coding sequence ATGCACGTGCTGCAAAGCAAGAGCACGGCAAGCGCGATGCTGTTGCACCACCCCGTCGAACGACGCGAGCTCGCGGCGTTTCGCTGCGAGGTGGCGGCCGTCGGCGCAATCAAGCCCCTCATGATGACCTCCCTCGCAATGCGAGATCGGCATGCGATGCATGCGCGTGCGGAGGATGCCAGGCGGTCGCTCGAAATGCTTTACAATCAGCTTCCTTTTTTCTTACCGTTACCTTCTAACCCGGTCCAAGGTGTCATCGTACCTGGGAGGCCGCGTTTGCTTTATTCCTTTGCGGACTGCACTCTCAACACGGACCAGCGTGAGCTCCGCCGCAACGGGGACCTCATTGTCGTCGCGCCGCAAGTCTTCGATCTTCTCGAGTACCTGATCTGCAATCGCGAACGCGTGGTCAGCAAAGACGACCTCATCGCTGCGATCTGGAAGGGCCGGATCGTTTCGGAATCAGCGCTCACGACCCGCATCAACGGAGTCCGATGCGCCATCGGTGACAGCGGCGAGGAGCAGCGGCTCATCAGGACGCTGCCGCGCAAGGGCATCCGCTTCGTCGGGGTCGTGCACGAAGAGCGAGAGCCTGCGCATGTGATTGCCGGGTCTGAGGAGCGGCCACAACAGACGCCACCTTATCCGGGGCGGATTTCGATCGCCGTACTGCCCTTCAGCAACATGAGCGGCGATGCCGAGCAGGAATATTTCGCGGACGGAATGGTCGAGGAAATCACGACGGCGCTTTCGCGGTTCAACTGGCTGTTCGTGATCGCTCGCAATTCGAGTTTCGCCTTCAAAGGCAAGGCGATCGATATCAAGGAAGTCGGATGCAGGCTCGGCGTGCGCTATGTCCTCGAAGGGTCCGTGCGCAAGGCGTCCGGGAAAGTTCGCATCGCAGGACAATTGATCGACGCGGCAACTGGCGCGCATGTCTGGGCGGATAGCTTTGAGCGAGACCTGAGCGATATTTTCGTGCTTCAGGATGAGATAACCACGGCCGTCGTCGGCGCGATCCTGCCGAAACTGCTTCGAACGGAAATTGCAGCGGCAACGCGGCGGCGGCCGGAGAGCCTCACCGCCTATGATCTTCAGCTCCGGGCCATGGCTCAGTATTCCCGGGCGACCCGCAAGGGTGTGGCCGAAGCGTTAACGCTGGCCAAACGCGCCCTCGAGCTCGATCCGGGATTTGGCTTTGTCGCGGCGCTAGCGGGCCTCTGTCACATGGTCAAGGTACTGTCGGGCTTCTCGACTGATCCTCAATCCGACAGAAATGAAGCCGTGCGGTTTGTGCACCTGGCGTCAAGGATCGATAATGGTGATCCGCAAACGTTGGCGACGTCTGCGTTGGTCTTGGCGTTCATGGTCGGCGATTACGAACGTAGTATCGAGATGGTCGACCGGGCGGTTGCGCTCAACCCCAATTCATACTGGCTATGGCTCGACAGGGGCTGGGTCTATCACACCGCGGGGGTTCCGGAGGAAGCGATCCGCAGCTTCGAACATGCAACGCGCATGAGCCCGATCGACCCGATGCTGGACCGGCTATCTGTTGGCATGGGGATGGCCTTCATCGAGCTTCGGCGCTTTGACGAGGCCATCGCCGCGGGCAAGAAAGCCTTCCGGTTCAATCCCTTTTTTTCGGCGACTTACTGGTGTCTCGCGTCCGCTTTTGCCCATCTCGGACGTGACGCGGAAGCGCATGAGGCTGTGGGGCGTCTGCTCGAGCTTGATCCCGCCTTCACGATATCCACGTGGATGGCTCGAGGTGGACAGACAAACGCAAAGCTCGCGATCGAAGGCCTCCGCAAGGCAGGCCTACCCGAGTGA
- a CDS encoding DUF1254 domain-containing protein: MIRLAFTILAGILLGLVVHLVSVLALPRIATQDAYSRLTPMTKENAVTQLPLADPNTSPMPFMDPAFALAICRYDLSGGPLKLQVPVSQAYTSVSFYTRNEIAYYAINDRSAGRKVIELDLMTEAQHNALPEDEEVTAADRLIIDSPSATGLIVMKALAAEPGLMPQAQASLAAATCAPQTDAPAKAEAPRGRR, translated from the coding sequence ATGATCCGGCTCGCGTTCACGATCCTTGCCGGCATCCTGCTCGGCCTCGTCGTCCACCTCGTCAGCGTGCTGGCGCTGCCACGCATCGCGACCCAGGACGCCTATTCGCGGCTGACGCCGATGACGAAGGAGAACGCGGTCACGCAGCTGCCGCTCGCCGATCCCAATACCTCGCCGATGCCGTTCATGGACCCGGCCTTTGCGCTCGCGATCTGCCGCTACGACCTGTCGGGTGGCCCCTTGAAGCTGCAGGTGCCGGTGAGCCAGGCCTACACCTCGGTGTCCTTCTACACCCGCAACGAGATCGCCTATTACGCGATCAACGACCGCTCCGCCGGCAGGAAGGTGATCGAGCTCGACCTGATGACGGAAGCCCAGCACAACGCGCTGCCCGAGGACGAGGAGGTCACCGCGGCCGACCGGCTGATCATCGATTCCCCGTCCGCGACCGGCCTGATCGTGATGAAGGCGCTCGCCGCGGAGCCCGGCCTGATGCCGCAGGCGCAGGCTTCGCTTGCCGCCGCCACCTGCGCGCCGCAGACCGACGCCCCCGCCAAGGCCGAGGCCCCGCGCGGCCGGCGTTGA
- a CDS encoding CHAT domain-containing protein — translation MFESHLNHLSLPGIRKLLAIGALLASTGPVFALTQEAAVENCRMTVGKPIVQACMRAGGGPAGGANLEACRAKAKPQVHACVLAALNAANGRANVAVAAPKEDAPKLAPGTALPKGFVAPPRTIADITSILDSEKPNEKLIAELKTDADSTPTGKESREDLAQFYFDRANARSQLGRLAESTADANKAVEVGRGAVSPNMMGRLLQLQSVQYALAGDPKRALEVIQRLLREVATLPGAKGMQFNANRTVASILLQMGDVAQAEAYLRRSLTGIQEARTSGLPGWRTSYAKFGQTWEGEIEITRGIIFEARGQFAEAEAAYRTAELRKSAGNKAVLESENPPAETLLLQVVDTMVLNQARMKARQGRLAEAEVDARRALLSRLKDTGKYNPVTPRFVMGLAGILVEEGRYEEAEQLGRVAVEINKTVGVPEDSQATVALLSQLAGILALRRKAPEANEIYARIDKAVANWDPQRRQVFELNPSRIMSLYASGQVDAGIAAAEQLVKKQVSRVGENHFDAASARGTLAIGLMRARRDAEAIREFKAAIPIMMANARENADDENTTVVAARSQRLQAIVESYFILLARAEGTSNEVGEETFGLADAIRGRSVQQALAASSARAAAKDPALADLVRKEQDLTKQVNAQLGTLNNVLAIPSADRDEKGVQQIQASIVALRGERDKARQEIKQKFPSYADLVSPKPASVAEIRATLADNEAMLSFYFGQNGSFVWAVPKTGPVAFAAVKARIGDIESKIRKLREALEPQAAMISDIPPFDLKLAYELYELLLKPVEGGWKPAKNLIVVTNGALGLLPLSLLPTAPAEVVQDDDPLFVSYRNVPWLARTHAVTTVPSAAALRTLRQLPPGKPGRSELVAFGDPYFNRDQQAEAEAADAKVQVADAGGNLTRGMPLKRRNSPKLEGVDSAELGLLPRLPDTADELKSIAIALQADPSKVLFLGQKATESAVKTMNLSGFKILAFATHGLVPGELNGLTQPALALSSPAVTGEEGDGLLTMEEILGLKLDADWVILSACNTGAGAGAGAEAASGLGRAFFYAGTRALLVTNWSVHSQSARQLVTDLFKRQADDPKLGRSEALRQAMMALVDGPGYLNGEGKTEFAYAHPLFWAPYTIIGDGGVR, via the coding sequence ATGTTCGAAAGTCATTTGAATCACCTGTCGCTGCCAGGCATCCGCAAACTCCTCGCAATCGGCGCTCTGCTGGCATCGACCGGCCCGGTATTCGCTCTCACGCAGGAAGCGGCGGTCGAGAACTGCCGGATGACGGTCGGCAAGCCGATCGTGCAAGCCTGCATGCGTGCGGGAGGCGGGCCGGCGGGCGGCGCCAATCTCGAAGCCTGTCGTGCCAAGGCCAAGCCGCAGGTCCATGCTTGCGTGCTCGCCGCCCTCAATGCTGCCAATGGCCGCGCCAATGTTGCGGTCGCGGCGCCAAAGGAAGATGCGCCCAAGCTGGCGCCGGGAACGGCATTGCCCAAAGGCTTTGTGGCGCCGCCTCGTACGATCGCCGACATCACCTCAATCCTCGACAGCGAAAAGCCGAACGAGAAGCTGATCGCGGAGCTGAAGACGGATGCGGATTCGACGCCCACGGGGAAGGAGTCCCGCGAGGATCTCGCCCAGTTCTATTTCGACCGCGCCAATGCCCGCTCCCAGCTCGGGCGTCTCGCCGAATCCACCGCCGACGCCAACAAGGCCGTAGAAGTGGGCCGCGGGGCCGTCAGCCCAAACATGATGGGGCGATTGTTGCAGTTGCAGTCGGTGCAATACGCCCTCGCAGGCGATCCGAAGCGCGCGCTCGAGGTCATCCAGAGGCTGTTGCGCGAGGTAGCCACTCTGCCAGGCGCGAAGGGAATGCAGTTCAATGCAAACCGCACGGTTGCGTCCATTCTCCTCCAGATGGGTGATGTCGCGCAGGCGGAAGCCTATTTGCGTCGCAGCCTGACTGGGATTCAGGAAGCGCGCACCAGTGGGCTTCCCGGCTGGCGAACGTCCTATGCAAAGTTCGGCCAGACCTGGGAGGGTGAAATCGAGATCACCCGCGGGATCATATTCGAGGCACGGGGGCAGTTTGCCGAAGCCGAGGCCGCCTATCGCACCGCGGAGCTGCGCAAGAGCGCCGGTAACAAGGCGGTATTGGAGTCGGAAAACCCGCCTGCAGAGACCCTCCTGCTGCAGGTGGTCGACACCATGGTGTTGAATCAGGCGCGCATGAAGGCGAGGCAGGGCAGACTGGCTGAAGCCGAGGTCGATGCGCGCCGGGCGCTGCTGTCACGGCTGAAGGACACCGGCAAATACAATCCGGTGACGCCACGCTTCGTCATGGGCCTCGCCGGCATCCTGGTCGAGGAAGGCCGCTATGAGGAGGCCGAGCAGCTCGGCCGGGTCGCCGTCGAGATCAACAAGACGGTCGGCGTGCCCGAGGATTCGCAGGCCACCGTCGCGCTGCTCTCGCAGCTTGCCGGTATCCTGGCGCTGCGGCGGAAGGCGCCTGAAGCGAACGAGATCTACGCGAGGATCGACAAGGCGGTCGCCAATTGGGATCCGCAGCGCCGCCAGGTGTTCGAGCTCAATCCCTCGCGCATCATGTCGCTCTATGCCTCCGGCCAAGTCGACGCCGGGATCGCCGCTGCCGAGCAATTGGTCAAGAAGCAGGTCAGCCGTGTCGGCGAAAACCATTTCGACGCCGCCTCGGCGCGCGGGACGCTGGCGATCGGGCTGATGCGGGCGCGCCGCGATGCGGAAGCGATCCGCGAGTTCAAGGCCGCCATTCCGATCATGATGGCGAATGCGCGCGAGAACGCCGACGACGAGAATACGACCGTGGTGGCCGCGCGCAGTCAGCGGCTGCAGGCGATCGTTGAAAGCTATTTCATCCTGCTCGCACGCGCCGAGGGGACGAGCAACGAGGTCGGCGAAGAGACCTTTGGTCTTGCCGACGCCATCCGTGGCCGCTCGGTCCAGCAGGCGCTGGCAGCTTCCAGCGCCCGGGCGGCGGCGAAAGATCCGGCGCTCGCCGATCTCGTGCGCAAGGAGCAGGACCTGACCAAGCAGGTCAACGCCCAGCTCGGCACGCTCAACAACGTGCTCGCCATTCCCTCGGCCGATCGCGACGAGAAGGGCGTGCAGCAGATCCAGGCGTCGATCGTGGCATTGCGCGGCGAGCGCGACAAGGCGCGCCAGGAGATCAAGCAGAAGTTTCCGTCTTACGCCGATCTGGTTTCGCCCAAACCGGCGAGCGTCGCCGAGATCCGTGCGACGCTGGCCGACAACGAGGCGATGCTGTCGTTCTATTTCGGCCAGAACGGCAGCTTCGTCTGGGCCGTCCCCAAGACGGGTCCGGTGGCCTTCGCCGCGGTCAAGGCCAGGATCGGCGACATCGAGAGCAAGATCCGCAAGCTGCGTGAGGCGCTCGAGCCGCAGGCGGCGATGATCTCGGACATTCCTCCGTTCGACCTCAAGCTCGCCTATGAGCTCTACGAGCTCCTGCTGAAGCCCGTCGAAGGCGGCTGGAAGCCGGCGAAGAACCTGATCGTCGTCACCAATGGCGCGCTCGGCCTGCTGCCGCTCTCATTGCTGCCGACCGCGCCGGCGGAGGTCGTGCAGGACGACGATCCGCTGTTCGTCAGCTATCGCAACGTGCCCTGGCTTGCGCGCACCCACGCGGTGACGACGGTCCCCTCGGCGGCTGCCTTGCGGACGCTGCGGCAGTTGCCGCCGGGCAAGCCCGGACGCAGCGAGCTGGTGGCGTTCGGCGATCCCTATTTCAACAGGGATCAGCAAGCCGAGGCGGAAGCTGCCGATGCCAAGGTCCAGGTCGCGGACGCCGGCGGGAATTTGACACGCGGCATGCCCTTGAAGCGGCGCAACAGTCCGAAGCTCGAAGGTGTCGATAGCGCCGAGCTCGGGCTGCTGCCCCGGCTGCCAGATACCGCGGACGAGCTGAAGTCGATCGCGATCGCCTTGCAGGCCGACCCGTCAAAGGTCCTGTTCCTCGGCCAGAAGGCGACGGAGAGCGCCGTCAAGACCATGAATCTCTCCGGCTTCAAGATCCTCGCCTTCGCGACCCATGGCCTCGTGCCGGGCGAGCTCAACGGCCTGACCCAGCCGGCGCTCGCACTGTCGTCCCCGGCGGTGACGGGCGAAGAGGGCGATGGCCTCCTGACGATGGAGGAGATCCTTGGCCTCAAGCTCGACGCGGATTGGGTCATCCTGTCGGCGTGCAACACCGGCGCCGGAGCAGGGGCCGGCGCCGAGGCGGCCTCGGGGCTCGGCCGCGCCTTCTTCTACGCCGGCACGCGCGCGCTTCTGGTCACGAACTGGTCGGTGCATTCGCAATCGGCGCGGCAATTGGTGACGGATCTGTTCAAGCGACAGGCGGACGATCCGAAGCTCGGACGAAGCGAGGCGCTGCGCCAGGCGATGATGGCTCTCGTCGACGGCCCCGGCTATCTTAACGGCGAAGGCAAGACCGAATTTGCCTATGCGCATCCGTTGTTCTGGGCGCCGTACACGATCATCGGCGACGGCGGAGTGCGCTAG
- a CDS encoding helix-turn-helix transcriptional regulator: MEKMAAVAALAALAQDNRLDVFRLLVQAGPDGMSAGAIAETLDLAPNTLTFHFDRLRMAGLATVRREGRSMIYAAQFNTMNALLGFLTENCCGGAPCAPVAACKPARKRTRVPA; encoded by the coding sequence ATGGAAAAGATGGCCGCGGTAGCTGCGCTCGCCGCTCTCGCACAGGACAATCGCCTCGACGTTTTCCGCCTGCTGGTCCAGGCCGGCCCGGACGGAATGTCTGCCGGCGCGATCGCGGAAACGCTGGATCTCGCGCCGAACACGCTCACCTTTCATTTCGACCGGCTGCGGATGGCTGGTCTGGCGACCGTCCGGCGCGAGGGACGCTCGATGATTTATGCGGCCCAGTTCAACACGATGAACGCGCTGCTTGGATTCCTGACGGAGAATTGCTGCGGCGGAGCGCCATGCGCTCCAGTTGCGGCGTGCAAACCCGCGCGGAAGCGCACCAGAGTGCCAGCCTGA
- a CDS encoding ArsI/CadI family heavy metal resistance metalloenzyme, giving the protein MKRLHVHVSVDDIPRSIGFYSALFAAEPAVVKSDYAKWMLEDPRVNFAISTRGREPGLDHLGIQVETAEELQEVYARLHQAGGNVIEQGQTTCCYAKSEKSWIDDPAGIAWETFHTTGESTVYGDGTGENRARVAHEKQSACCAPQPAPKPSSACC; this is encoded by the coding sequence ATGAAGCGCCTGCACGTTCACGTTTCCGTCGACGACATTCCGCGGTCGATCGGGTTCTACTCCGCGCTGTTTGCAGCCGAACCCGCCGTCGTGAAATCCGACTACGCAAAGTGGATGCTCGAGGATCCTCGGGTCAATTTCGCGATCTCGACCCGGGGGCGTGAGCCTGGCCTGGATCATCTCGGCATCCAGGTCGAGACCGCCGAGGAACTGCAAGAGGTCTATGCGCGGCTGCACCAGGCCGGCGGCAACGTCATCGAGCAAGGGCAGACGACCTGCTGCTACGCCAAGTCCGAGAAATCGTGGATTGACGATCCCGCCGGCATCGCGTGGGAGACTTTTCACACGACCGGCGAGAGCACCGTTTACGGCGACGGCACCGGAGAGAACCGGGCACGGGTGGCTCACGAGAAGCAGTCTGCCTGCTGCGCGCCTCAGCCGGCCCCGAAGCCGTCCTCGGCCTGCTGCTGA
- the arsC gene encoding arsenate reductase (glutaredoxin) (This arsenate reductase requires both glutathione and glutaredoxin to convert arsenate to arsenite, after which the efflux transporter formed by ArsA and ArsB can extrude the arsenite from the cell, providing resistance.): MDAIIYHNPDCGTSRNALAMIRHAGIEPHVIEYLKTPPARALLKQLVVRMGMPARDLLRKKGTPYAELGLGNEDLSDDQLLDAMMAHPILINRPIVVTSKGVKLCRPSELVLELLPPQHGEFVKEDGECVSLSRSR, from the coding sequence ATGGACGCGATCATCTATCACAATCCGGATTGCGGCACCTCGCGCAACGCACTCGCGATGATCCGGCACGCAGGCATCGAGCCTCATGTGATCGAATATTTGAAGACACCACCTGCTCGTGCGCTGCTGAAGCAGCTCGTCGTGCGGATGGGAATGCCGGCGCGTGACTTGTTGCGCAAGAAGGGCACGCCCTATGCAGAGCTCGGGCTAGGCAATGAGGATTTGAGCGACGACCAGCTTCTCGACGCGATGATGGCCCACCCGATCCTGATCAACAGGCCAATCGTGGTGACCTCGAAGGGCGTGAAATTGTGTCGCCCTTCCGAGCTGGTCCTTGAGCTGCTGCCGCCGCAACACGGCGAGTTCGTGAAGGAAGACGGCGAGTGCGTCTCGTTGAGCCGTAGCCGCTGA
- a CDS encoding transglycosylase domain-containing protein yields the protein MRQIIPPHWKSKVRNFFLDLDARIDSSLFSSAKGIRELYERYSTFMDRFYVGRWKRWVFIEPLSEAATLGLGGLVLLLTLAIPAFRETADEDWLKKSDLAVTFLDRYGNPIGSRGIKHNDSIPLEDFPDVLIKATLATEDRRFYDHFGIDIAGTARALVTNAQAGGVRQGGSSITQQLAKNLFLSNERTIERKINEAFLAVWLEWRLTKNEILKLYLDRAYMGGGTFGVDGAAHFYFNKSARDVTLAEAAMLAGLFKAPTKYAPHINLPAARARANVVLDNLVDAGFMTDGQVFGARRNPAFAVDRRDEASPNYYLDYAFDEMRKLVDTFPKSYTERVFVVRTAIDTNVQKAAEDAIENQLRQFGRDYHATQAATVVSDLDGGIRAMVGGRDYGASQFNRATDAYRQPGSSFKPYVYTTALLNGFTPNSVVVDGPVCIGNWCPQNYGHSYSGSVTLTQAITRSINVVPVKLSIAIGAKEQPKAPNPAKIGRAKIVEVARRFGIKAPLPDTPSLPIGSDEVTVIEHAVAYATFPNRGKAVTPHSVLEVRTGGGDLVWRWDRDGPKPRQAIPPNIAADMAGMMSHVVSEGTARRAALDGIPTAGKTGTTNAYRDAWFVGYTGNFTCAVWYGNDDYSPTNRMTGGSLPAQTWHDIMVAAHQGVEVREIPGIGMGQKLPPQPAAANAQANAAPKVLETKPGPPPVLTKRGADILVRVEKLLDDAAKTATKTTSDDTAKPAKPASPSSALAFPQNYAAEENATSAGPRKN from the coding sequence GTGCGCCAGATCATACCACCGCATTGGAAGAGCAAGGTCCGGAACTTCTTCCTGGATCTTGATGCGCGCATCGACTCCTCGCTGTTCTCCTCGGCAAAGGGCATCCGCGAGCTCTATGAGCGCTACTCGACCTTCATGGACCGCTTCTATGTCGGACGGTGGAAGCGCTGGGTGTTCATCGAGCCGCTGTCGGAGGCTGCGACCCTCGGCCTCGGCGGGCTGGTGCTGCTGCTCACCCTCGCCATCCCAGCCTTCCGCGAAACGGCGGATGAGGACTGGCTGAAGAAGTCCGACCTCGCCGTGACCTTCCTCGACCGCTACGGCAACCCGATCGGCAGCCGCGGCATCAAGCACAACGACTCGATCCCGCTGGAAGACTTTCCGGACGTTTTGATCAAGGCGACGCTCGCGACCGAAGACCGCCGCTTCTACGATCATTTCGGCATCGACATCGCCGGCACCGCGCGCGCGCTCGTCACCAACGCCCAGGCCGGCGGCGTTCGCCAGGGCGGCTCCTCGATCACCCAGCAGCTCGCCAAGAACCTGTTCCTGAGCAACGAGCGCACCATCGAGCGCAAGATCAACGAGGCCTTCCTCGCGGTCTGGCTGGAATGGCGGCTGACCAAGAACGAGATCCTCAAGCTCTATCTCGACCGCGCCTATATGGGCGGCGGCACCTTCGGCGTCGACGGCGCCGCACATTTCTACTTCAACAAGTCGGCGCGTGACGTGACGCTTGCGGAAGCCGCCATGCTCGCCGGCCTGTTCAAGGCCCCGACCAAATACGCACCCCACATCAACCTGCCCGCCGCCCGCGCCCGCGCCAACGTCGTGCTCGACAACCTCGTCGATGCCGGCTTCATGACCGACGGCCAGGTGTTCGGCGCCCGCCGCAACCCCGCCTTCGCGGTCGACCGCCGCGACGAGGCTTCGCCGAACTACTACCTCGACTACGCCTTCGACGAGATGCGCAAGCTCGTCGACACCTTCCCGAAATCCTACACCGAGCGCGTCTTCGTGGTCCGCACCGCGATCGACACCAACGTGCAAAAGGCCGCGGAAGACGCGATCGAGAACCAGCTTCGCCAGTTCGGCCGCGATTATCACGCGACGCAGGCCGCGACCGTGGTCTCGGACCTCGATGGCGGCATCCGCGCCATGGTTGGCGGCCGCGACTACGGCGCAAGCCAGTTCAACCGCGCGACCGACGCCTATCGCCAGCCCGGTTCCTCTTTCAAGCCATATGTTTACACGACGGCCCTGCTAAACGGCTTTACGCCGAATTCGGTCGTCGTCGACGGCCCGGTCTGCATCGGCAATTGGTGTCCGCAGAACTATGGCCACTCCTATTCCGGCTCGGTGACGCTGACGCAGGCGATCACCCGCTCCATCAACGTGGTGCCGGTGAAGCTCTCGATCGCGATCGGCGCCAAGGAGCAGCCGAAGGCGCCCAACCCCGCCAAGATCGGCCGCGCCAAGATCGTCGAGGTCGCCCGCCGCTTCGGCATCAAGGCGCCGCTGCCCGACACGCCGTCGCTGCCGATCGGCTCGGACGAAGTCACCGTGATCGAGCACGCCGTGGCCTATGCGACCTTCCCGAACCGGGGCAAGGCCGTCACGCCGCATTCGGTGCTCGAGGTACGCACCGGTGGCGGCGACCTCGTCTGGCGCTGGGACCGCGACGGTCCGAAGCCGCGGCAGGCCATTCCGCCGAACATCGCCGCCGACATGGCCGGCATGATGAGCCACGTGGTCAGCGAAGGCACCGCGCGCCGCGCCGCGCTCGACGGCATTCCGACCGCGGGCAAGACCGGCACCACCAACGCCTACCGCGACGCCTGGTTCGTCGGCTACACCGGCAACTTCACCTGCGCGGTCTGGTACGGCAATGACGACTACTCGCCGACCAACCGCATGACCGGCGGCTCGCTGCCGGCGCAGACCTGGCACGACATCATGGTCGCGGCCCATCAGGGCGTCGAGGTCCGGGAAATTCCCGGCATCGGCATGGGCCAGAAACTGCCGCCGCAGCCGGCGGCCGCCAACGCGCAGGCCAATGCGGCGCCGAAGGTGCTGGAGACCAAGCCCGGTCCGCCGCCAGTGCTGACCAAGCGCGGCGCCGATATTCTGGTTCGGGTGGAGAAGCTGCTCGACGACGCCGCCAAGACCGCGACCAAGACGACGTCCGACGATACGGCAAAGCCGGCCAAGCCCGCCTCGCCGTCGAGTGCGCTCGCCTTCCCGCAGAACTATGCGGCGGAGGAGAATGCGACCTCGGCCGGCCCGCGCAAGAACTGA
- a CDS encoding DUF1214 domain-containing protein, translating into MRLIIITLTALLLATAVGVGATWMTTTRGTDIGALTIGAWTARPRTGTADVDPYSRATIVRNGELPIGTGDGVAFTATTDDKKKALDGRCDIVVSGVTPPARFWTLTLYDRKGHLVANSLQRYGFTSQEIVRQSDGTFEIRIASRSRSGNWLPTGGIERYALMLRLYDTPVGVATRTQRDAPMPQIATVGCP; encoded by the coding sequence GTGCGGCTGATCATCATCACATTGACGGCCCTTCTGCTCGCAACCGCGGTCGGCGTCGGCGCGACCTGGATGACGACGACGCGCGGCACCGACATCGGGGCGCTCACCATCGGCGCCTGGACGGCGCGGCCGCGCACCGGCACGGCCGACGTCGACCCCTATTCGCGCGCCACCATCGTGCGCAACGGCGAGCTGCCGATCGGCACCGGCGACGGCGTGGCGTTCACCGCGACCACCGACGACAAGAAAAAGGCGCTCGACGGCCGCTGCGACATCGTGGTCTCCGGGGTGACCCCGCCGGCTCGGTTCTGGACGCTGACGCTCTATGACCGCAAGGGCCATCTCGTCGCCAACTCGCTGCAGCGCTACGGCTTCACCAGCCAGGAGATCGTGCGGCAGTCGGACGGCACGTTCGAGATCCGCATCGCCTCGCGCTCCCGCTCCGGCAACTGGCTGCCGACCGGCGGCATCGAGCGTTACGCGCTGATGCTCCGCCTCTACGATACGCCCGTGGGCGTCGCCACGCGCACCCAGCGCGACGCGCCGATGCCGCAGATCGCAACGGTGGGCTGCCCATGA
- a CDS encoding MIP/aquaporin family protein, which yields MPSLAQRAFAEWLGTAFLLATVVGSGIMAQKLAGGNGALALLCNTIPTGAILVVLIQMFGPVSGAHFNPAVTLAFALRGETTWSDVAVYVVAQVAGGIVGVWIAHLMFELPVWQFSAAARSGAGQWLAEAVATFGLLATIFGVAAKTPNAVPYAVGLYIASAYWFTASTSFANPAVTIARSMSDTFAGIAPNGVAGFIAAQLIGAALALPLARWVWKRSD from the coding sequence ATGCCAAGCCTCGCGCAGCGCGCCTTCGCTGAATGGCTCGGGACAGCCTTTCTGCTCGCAACCGTCGTCGGTTCCGGAATCATGGCCCAGAAGCTCGCTGGCGGGAATGGCGCGCTGGCGCTCTTGTGCAACACGATTCCGACTGGAGCCATTCTCGTCGTGCTGATCCAGATGTTCGGTCCGGTGTCGGGAGCCCATTTCAATCCGGCAGTCACGCTGGCGTTTGCACTGCGCGGCGAAACGACCTGGTCGGATGTGGCAGTCTACGTCGTGGCGCAGGTCGCCGGCGGAATCGTCGGCGTGTGGATCGCACATTTGATGTTCGAGCTTCCGGTTTGGCAGTTCTCGGCGGCCGCGCGCTCTGGCGCCGGGCAATGGCTTGCCGAGGCCGTAGCAACGTTCGGCCTGCTGGCGACGATCTTTGGCGTCGCGGCGAAAACGCCAAACGCAGTGCCTTACGCGGTCGGCCTTTACATTGCTTCAGCCTATTGGTTCACGGCTTCCACTTCATTTGCCAATCCAGCCGTGACGATCGCGCGATCGATGTCCGACACGTTTGCCGGTATCGCGCCAAACGGAGTTGCAGGTTTCATCGCCGCTCAGCTCATCGGGGCAGCCCTTGCCCTCCCGCTGGCACGCTGGGTCTGGAAGCGGTCAGACTAA